The following coding sequences lie in one Gemmatimonadota bacterium genomic window:
- a CDS encoding M20/M25/M40 family metallo-hydrolase, which produces MDGYPLLKRYTAVAGLCTIGVLASPGTGAAQSPQAGLDALAQWTVLDVATGYETRSAEALARALGPGWSADAWGNVVLRTGSGTPRRVVACALDRPALAVSEIRADGYLRVHRIGRGSRHPLWDQAHEAQQVRILTAAGPVAGVVASPNGHFAQQHAADSAVVSADQLWVDVGARDASEVRALGIELLDPVTRHWPAWSYAGGVAAPDAGRRVGCAAVATVGERARAGGAPAGESWFVLSAQEVFGWVGLSALLARSAPVADVILVGPGEAAFTRGTRSAERMGNLGGVLGALGLSQVTWIAPRVEAPGALSERVQAEDAAALRTAVADAAGVSLSANAPWLAPPARAALHVPPTPARLVPAADLLRTLVELHAVPGHEWAVRRAVLEAMPQWARERALVDDVGNVIVEAGPDRDTTVFMAHMDEVGYEIESIAPNGVVTLGTRGGAVSSAWEGQTALVHIDPPGMPSVASGEGGPPTRERALAALQTEAAPPLRGVFLTRDVATRKRPSEMQAWFGLDAEGLATRGVRVGAGVTSHKEGLRLGPTRFTARALDDRAGSTALLLALRSIDPERLTHKVLFTWSVAEEGGLRGAGVMARRYGASARRIFSIDTFVSSDTPLESSHFAYAPLGAGPVLRSIENSSVSPPAERARVLRIAEAAGLPVQVGLTQGGTDGTTFTFWGAPNAGLSWPGRYSHAPGEVLDLVDLGRLAELIAAVALAPEA; this is translated from the coding sequence ATGGACGGGTATCCCTTGCTGAAGCGCTATACAGCGGTGGCCGGCCTCTGCACGATCGGCGTCCTGGCCTCCCCAGGAACCGGAGCGGCGCAGTCGCCGCAGGCCGGGCTCGATGCGCTGGCGCAGTGGACGGTGCTGGACGTGGCCACGGGGTACGAGACCCGCAGCGCGGAGGCGCTGGCCCGTGCGCTCGGCCCCGGTTGGAGCGCGGACGCCTGGGGCAACGTGGTCCTGCGTACAGGCTCGGGGACCCCTCGACGCGTAGTGGCCTGCGCGCTGGATCGTCCGGCGCTGGCCGTCAGCGAGATCCGCGCGGATGGATACCTACGGGTGCATCGCATCGGTCGGGGATCGCGCCACCCGCTGTGGGACCAGGCGCACGAGGCGCAGCAGGTGCGCATCCTCACTGCCGCCGGACCCGTCGCGGGCGTCGTGGCGAGTCCGAACGGGCACTTCGCGCAGCAGCATGCTGCCGACTCGGCGGTGGTGAGCGCCGATCAACTGTGGGTGGATGTCGGAGCACGGGATGCGAGCGAGGTGCGCGCGCTCGGCATCGAGTTGCTGGACCCGGTCACCCGCCATTGGCCGGCCTGGAGCTACGCGGGAGGCGTGGCGGCTCCGGACGCGGGTCGGCGGGTAGGCTGCGCGGCTGTGGCCACCGTGGGTGAGCGCGCCCGTGCCGGGGGCGCTCCGGCTGGCGAGTCCTGGTTCGTACTGAGCGCGCAGGAGGTGTTCGGCTGGGTCGGCCTGAGCGCACTTCTGGCGCGCTCCGCTCCGGTGGCCGACGTGATTCTCGTGGGGCCGGGTGAAGCGGCGTTCACGCGCGGGACACGGTCCGCCGAGCGGATGGGCAATCTGGGAGGCGTCCTGGGTGCGCTCGGGTTATCGCAGGTGACCTGGATCGCTCCTCGCGTGGAGGCTCCAGGTGCCCTCTCCGAGCGCGTCCAAGCCGAGGATGCGGCCGCGCTGCGCACCGCCGTTGCCGACGCGGCCGGGGTGTCGCTCTCGGCGAACGCGCCCTGGCTGGCTCCGCCCGCCCGGGCGGCTTTGCACGTGCCTCCCACCCCCGCCCGCCTGGTGCCGGCGGCCGACCTGCTCCGCACCCTGGTGGAGCTGCATGCCGTGCCCGGACACGAGTGGGCGGTGCGCCGGGCCGTCCTGGAGGCGATGCCACAATGGGCGCGCGAGCGCGCTCTGGTCGACGACGTGGGCAACGTCATCGTCGAAGCGGGACCCGATCGCGACACCACCGTCTTCATGGCGCACATGGACGAGGTCGGCTACGAGATCGAGTCGATCGCCCCCAACGGCGTCGTCACGTTGGGCACTCGCGGAGGTGCGGTCTCCTCCGCGTGGGAAGGGCAGACGGCGTTGGTCCACATCGACCCGCCGGGCATGCCCAGCGTGGCCAGCGGCGAAGGCGGACCGCCGACCCGCGAGCGAGCGCTCGCGGCCCTGCAGACGGAAGCAGCGCCGCCGCTGAGAGGGGTGTTCCTGACGCGCGATGTGGCCACCCGTAAACGGCCGAGCGAGATGCAGGCGTGGTTCGGCCTCGATGCCGAGGGGCTCGCCACGCGTGGGGTACGCGTGGGTGCCGGTGTGACCAGCCACAAGGAAGGCCTGCGGCTGGGACCGACTCGTTTCACGGCGCGCGCGTTGGACGACCGCGCGGGAAGCACGGCGTTGCTGCTGGCCTTGCGTTCCATCGACCCGGAGCGGCTGACCCACAAGGTGTTGTTTACGTGGTCGGTGGCGGAGGAAGGCGGGCTGCGCGGTGCTGGCGTCATGGCGCGCCGCTACGGTGCCTCGGCTCGCCGGATCTTCAGCATCGACACGTTCGTCTCGTCGGACACGCCGCTGGAGTCCTCCCATTTCGCGTACGCGCCGCTGGGTGCCGGACCCGTTCTGCGCAGCATCGAGAACTCGAGCGTCTCGCCCCCGGCCGAGCGCGCGCGGGTCCTGCGCATCGCGGAAGCGGCGGGGCTCCCCGTGCAGGTGGGACTGACCCAGGGGGGCACGGACGGAACGACCTTCACGTTCTGGGGAGCGCCCAACGCGGGACTCTCCTGGCCGGGCCGCTACAGCCATGCGCCCGGAGAGGTGCTGGATCTGGTGGACCTGGGCCGGCTGGCCGAACTGATTGCGGCGGTGGCGCTGGCGCCCGAGGCCTAG
- a CDS encoding YigZ family protein, with protein sequence MTRPVRVEIPKIKGSRFIADLSQAGSAADADRFVARVREEFPDARHHCFAWRVGRGGDTFRYSDDGEPSGTAGRPILQHLEGGAVTDAVLVVTRYFGGTKLGVGGLIRAYGAAAAAVLAEAELEPLIDRRDVVVRFDYPESGAVSGFLSAHGLEPSASRYGAEIELVFAIPESDVRGLVDDLRERTGGRAQIEIRAHGGRAGS encoded by the coding sequence GTGACGCGCCCGGTCCGCGTGGAGATCCCCAAGATCAAGGGCTCCCGATTCATCGCAGATCTGTCGCAGGCCGGCTCGGCGGCCGACGCGGACAGGTTCGTGGCCCGCGTGCGCGAGGAGTTCCCTGATGCCCGCCATCACTGCTTCGCTTGGCGAGTGGGACGTGGCGGCGACACCTTCCGGTACAGTGACGACGGGGAGCCGTCGGGTACGGCCGGGCGCCCCATCCTGCAGCACCTGGAGGGTGGGGCGGTCACGGATGCGGTGCTGGTGGTCACGCGCTATTTCGGCGGAACCAAGCTGGGCGTGGGCGGGCTGATCCGTGCCTACGGCGCGGCCGCAGCGGCGGTGCTCGCCGAGGCCGAGTTGGAGCCGCTGATCGATCGGCGGGACGTCGTCGTGCGATTCGACTATCCGGAGTCCGGCGCAGTCAGCGGTTTCCTGTCTGCACACGGGCTGGAACCGAGCGCGTCCAGGTACGGAGCGGAGATCGAGCTCGTGTTCGCAATCCCGGAGTCCGACGTGCGTGGTTTGGTGGACGACCTGCGCGAGCGAACCGGAGGGCGGGCCCAGATCGAGATCCGTGCTCACGGCGGTAGGGCGGGATCCTGA
- a CDS encoding aminotransferase class I/II-fold pyridoxal phosphate-dependent enzyme translates to MAVLAERLKALGTENAFKLGEDIQRCVERGMDVIRFNLGAPDFRSAPYLNDVAIAELQAGNATYCDPQGLPSFRKAIAAHVTRTRGVEVGPERVVVTAGGKPPIGYTFQTYVNAGDEVVYPSPGFPIYESWVTFVGATPRPLRLAEERGFAFTADDLAARVSERTKLVILCSPSNPTGGVLSEAALSEVADVIRTRCHPDVRVFADEIYEHILFDGERHHSILSQPGMAERTVLASGLSKGYALMGWRLGWAVLPTKEEAAVFKQLNINTISCVPPFLQEGGRAAYEDPRSADTVSDMVRQFEERRNWVVPALNAIDGVTCQMPKGAFYVFPNVEGVCTRLGVFEAHAALPDSARSRTTPAGMLQMYLLYRYGIATMDRASFGKIGSEGEHFLRLSIANSMEDIQEGVARMERAFSDPEGFAAFLREERLWG, encoded by the coding sequence ATGGCGGTGTTGGCGGAGCGATTGAAGGCCCTGGGCACGGAAAACGCGTTCAAGCTGGGCGAGGACATCCAGCGGTGCGTCGAGCGGGGCATGGACGTGATCCGCTTCAACCTGGGTGCGCCCGACTTCCGCAGCGCCCCCTACCTCAACGACGTGGCCATCGCCGAGCTGCAGGCCGGCAACGCGACCTATTGCGATCCCCAGGGGCTGCCCTCCTTCCGGAAGGCGATCGCCGCGCACGTCACGCGAACCCGTGGTGTGGAGGTGGGGCCGGAGCGTGTGGTGGTCACCGCCGGGGGCAAGCCGCCCATCGGCTACACGTTCCAGACCTACGTGAACGCGGGGGACGAGGTGGTCTATCCCAGCCCCGGGTTCCCGATCTACGAGTCGTGGGTCACGTTCGTGGGTGCGACGCCCCGGCCACTGCGGTTGGCCGAGGAGCGGGGCTTCGCCTTCACGGCAGACGACCTGGCTGCTCGTGTGAGCGAGCGCACGAAGCTGGTCATCCTCTGTTCCCCTTCCAATCCGACCGGCGGTGTCTTGTCGGAGGCTGCGCTGTCCGAGGTGGCCGACGTGATTCGCACGCGCTGCCACCCCGACGTGCGCGTGTTCGCCGACGAGATCTACGAGCACATCCTCTTCGACGGCGAGCGCCACCACAGCATCCTTTCCCAGCCGGGCATGGCGGAGCGTACGGTCCTGGCGAGCGGGCTTTCGAAGGGCTACGCGCTCATGGGCTGGCGGCTGGGGTGGGCCGTGCTGCCCACCAAGGAAGAGGCCGCCGTCTTCAAGCAGCTCAACATCAACACCATCTCCTGTGTGCCCCCCTTCCTCCAGGAAGGCGGACGGGCGGCCTACGAGGACCCGCGCTCCGCCGATACGGTGTCCGACATGGTGCGGCAGTTCGAGGAGAGGCGGAACTGGGTGGTCCCGGCCCTCAACGCGATCGACGGCGTAACCTGCCAGATGCCCAAAGGTGCCTTCTACGTCTTTCCCAACGTCGAAGGCGTCTGTACGCGTCTTGGCGTGTTCGAAGCGCACGCTGCGCTGCCCGACTCCGCGCGCTCCCGCACCACGCCCGCCGGGATGCTGCAGATGTATCTTCTGTACCGCTACGGCATCGCCACCATGGACCGCGCATCCTTCGGGAAGATCGGCTCCGAGGGCGAACACTTCCTGCGCCTCTCCATCGCCAACAGCATGGAGGACATCCAGGAAGGCGTCGCACGCATGGAGCGCGCTTTCTCCGATCCGGAGGGGTTCGCAGCGTTCCTGCGAGAAGAGCGGCTCTGGGGATAG
- a CDS encoding GNAT family N-acetyltransferase: MTVLETERLRVARLTEDDAPFILALLNEPSFLENIGDKGVRSLDDAREYLRGGPLSSYEANGFGLYRVELRDEGIPIGICGLLRRPELEDVDVGFALFPAFWSRGYAYEAARAVLDHGRCDHGLDRIVAITSLGNEASARLLSRLGFQDEGRIPFGGHEVRLFASNGAGPAADAPL; this comes from the coding sequence GTGACCGTCCTGGAGACAGAACGCCTGCGCGTCGCCCGCCTCACCGAGGATGATGCACCGTTCATTCTGGCGTTGCTGAACGAGCCCTCCTTCCTGGAGAACATCGGCGACAAGGGCGTCCGCTCCCTGGACGATGCCCGCGAGTACCTGCGGGGTGGTCCGCTGAGCAGCTACGAAGCAAACGGATTCGGTCTGTACCGGGTGGAGTTGCGAGACGAGGGAATCCCCATTGGGATCTGCGGCCTGCTGAGACGCCCCGAGCTCGAAGACGTCGATGTGGGGTTCGCCTTGTTTCCCGCTTTCTGGTCGAGGGGATACGCCTACGAGGCCGCTCGGGCCGTGCTCGACCATGGCCGCTGCGACCACGGCCTGGATCGAATCGTGGCCATCACGTCCTTGGGCAACGAGGCCTCGGCGCGCCTTCTGTCGAGGTTGGGGTTCCAGGACGAGGGCCGGATCCCCTTCGGAGGGCACGAGGTGCGCCTGTTCGCATCGAACGGAGCGGGCCCCGCGGCAGACGCCCCCCTCTGA
- a CDS encoding PadR family transcriptional regulator gives MTGIEASTLYGTLNLLLLKTLEDEALHGLEIQRRIDRLTGSSLQIDEGALYPALRRLERDGLLESEWGISEARRRARFYRLTARGQKRLAREQAGWLDYVKAVARVLKVSPEQQG, from the coding sequence ATGACCGGTATCGAAGCGTCGACCCTCTACGGAACGCTGAACCTCCTGCTGCTCAAAACGCTCGAGGATGAGGCGCTGCATGGCCTCGAGATCCAGCGCCGCATCGACCGACTGACCGGGTCCTCGCTCCAGATCGACGAAGGGGCGCTCTATCCCGCCCTGCGTCGCCTGGAGCGGGACGGACTCCTCGAGTCCGAGTGGGGCATCTCCGAGGCGCGCCGCCGTGCCCGTTTCTACCGGCTGACCGCGAGGGGCCAGAAACGGCTGGCACGAGAGCAGGCGGGCTGGCTGGACTACGTGAAGGCCGTGGCGCGCGTGCTGAAAGTGAGTCCGGAGCAGCAAGGATGA
- a CDS encoding ABC transporter permease, with protein sequence MKKPRRLDRPPRDAAGRTPDPALREIDEELRFHLEGRVRDLMRQGHAEDDARRMAQAAFGDLNQVRREMHDAERQRRQRQSRRDLLRDLGRDLRQGMRRLRRSPSYTAVAICTLALGIGASVAMFTVLDAVVLRPLPYTQSERLVQLFPQANQNIWLSRTLGAGTPSVESSTGLSRWALTLTGQGEATVLTVLAVDAGYFDVFDVRPALGRAFRPEDTDPAQSDVVLLSYGLWRSRFGGAEVLGRRIRLDGYLHETREIVGVMPEGFQPLGAPVDAWIPLHIPPGRDFAADSSWYVNSVVGRMTPGATLEQVTAELKGVVSDVAAANPGRMDAEQVASASAVSLLDAVVGDVRRTLWTLLGAVVLVLLIACANVANLLLSRAVGQRQDLAVRSALGANRFRLAREQLAESSLLAAAGGGLGALLAHASLIGLRVADASGLPRVAALHGGVDGRALAFALAASVGSVLLFGVFPAWRTARDAPHTGLHDSSRGGSRGRRSHSINRGLVVLEMALAMILVTGAGLMLASFAALRSVDAGLDARDVLSVRLAPSEGRYAGERARQLWQDLESRVAALPGVTGVGSIQLEPFTLGNWSFPYLAEGVPPAADGHLETANIRMVTPGYFSAVDMPVLSGRPLTAEDRQGAPRSLLINHAMAEELWPGEDPLGREIRIFGSLSYRIVGVVGDVHQHALDLEPLPEMYVPHAQWGPPPVSMVLMVEGPELSALTSAIRDIVRSLDPDIPIPSAQPLSELLDASMDRRRFFAGLLGAFGGIALLLGGLGVYGVMSHLVGTRLPDFGVRLALGAGPRDVQREALLSGLRPAALGLALGSVGAMATAQLLRAALYGVPPVHVPTFVGVGLVLGAVAVLATWMPARRAARVDPLSVIRVD encoded by the coding sequence ATGAAGAAGCCCCGCCGGCTGGACCGCCCCCCACGAGACGCAGCGGGCCGCACCCCCGATCCGGCGCTGCGCGAAATCGACGAAGAACTGCGCTTCCACCTGGAAGGCCGCGTCCGCGACTTGATGCGGCAAGGGCACGCGGAGGACGACGCGCGCCGTATGGCCCAAGCCGCCTTCGGGGACCTGAACCAGGTGCGACGGGAGATGCACGACGCGGAGCGCCAACGACGCCAGCGACAGAGCCGCCGGGATCTGCTACGTGACTTGGGACGCGACCTACGTCAGGGCATGCGCCGGCTGCGGCGCAGCCCCAGCTACACCGCGGTCGCCATCTGCACCCTCGCTCTCGGCATCGGTGCCAGCGTGGCCATGTTCACGGTGCTCGACGCCGTGGTGCTGCGGCCGCTCCCCTACACGCAGTCGGAGCGGTTGGTGCAGCTGTTTCCACAGGCCAATCAGAACATCTGGCTGTCACGCACTCTGGGCGCGGGTACCCCTTCCGTCGAGTCATCCACCGGCCTTTCGCGGTGGGCCTTGACCCTCACCGGGCAGGGCGAAGCCACTGTGCTGACCGTGCTCGCGGTCGACGCGGGCTACTTCGATGTCTTCGACGTGCGGCCCGCCCTGGGCCGCGCCTTCCGACCGGAAGACACCGACCCGGCGCAGTCGGACGTAGTCCTGCTTTCGTACGGCCTGTGGCGCTCGCGCTTCGGGGGTGCTGAGGTGCTGGGCCGGCGCATTCGCCTGGACGGCTACCTGCACGAGACCCGTGAGATCGTCGGCGTGATGCCGGAGGGCTTCCAGCCGCTGGGGGCTCCGGTCGACGCGTGGATTCCGCTGCACATCCCACCGGGACGCGACTTCGCCGCCGACTCTTCGTGGTACGTGAACTCGGTCGTGGGTCGAATGACGCCGGGGGCTACGCTGGAGCAGGTCACCGCGGAACTGAAGGGTGTGGTATCGGACGTGGCCGCAGCGAATCCCGGACGCATGGACGCCGAGCAGGTGGCGTCGGCCAGCGCGGTGAGTCTGCTGGACGCGGTGGTGGGAGACGTGCGCCGCACGCTCTGGACCCTGTTGGGCGCGGTGGTGCTGGTGCTCCTGATCGCGTGCGCCAATGTGGCCAATCTGCTGCTTTCCAGGGCCGTGGGACAGCGTCAGGACCTGGCCGTGCGCTCGGCGCTCGGTGCCAATCGTTTCCGACTGGCGCGTGAGCAGCTCGCGGAGAGCTCGCTCCTCGCGGCCGCCGGCGGAGGGTTGGGAGCGTTGCTGGCGCACGCCAGCCTCATCGGACTGCGCGTGGCGGATGCGTCGGGGCTCCCCCGCGTCGCTGCGCTGCATGGGGGTGTCGACGGACGGGCCCTCGCCTTCGCACTCGCGGCGAGCGTTGGATCCGTCCTGCTCTTCGGTGTGTTTCCCGCGTGGCGCACCGCACGCGACGCACCCCATACCGGGCTGCACGATTCGTCCCGGGGCGGTTCGCGGGGGCGCCGTTCACACTCCATCAACCGCGGACTCGTGGTGCTGGAGATGGCGCTCGCCATGATTCTGGTCACGGGCGCCGGCCTGATGTTGGCAAGTTTCGCCGCGCTGCGCTCGGTCGACGCCGGTCTCGATGCCCGCGATGTCCTGAGCGTGCGTTTGGCCCCCTCCGAGGGGCGCTACGCCGGGGAGCGGGCGCGTCAGCTCTGGCAGGACCTGGAGTCCAGGGTGGCGGCCCTGCCCGGAGTAACCGGCGTGGGCAGCATACAGCTGGAGCCGTTCACCCTCGGGAACTGGTCCTTCCCGTATCTGGCCGAGGGGGTCCCGCCAGCAGCGGACGGACATCTGGAAACCGCCAACATCCGCATGGTCACGCCGGGCTATTTCTCCGCGGTGGACATGCCGGTGCTGAGCGGTCGCCCCCTCACCGCCGAGGACCGCCAGGGCGCGCCGCGCTCCCTGCTGATCAACCACGCCATGGCCGAGGAGCTCTGGCCCGGCGAGGATCCGCTGGGACGTGAGATCCGCATCTTCGGTAGCCTGAGCTACCGGATTGTCGGAGTGGTGGGCGACGTGCACCAACACGCCCTGGACCTGGAGCCGCTGCCGGAGATGTACGTCCCGCATGCGCAGTGGGGGCCGCCGCCGGTGAGCATGGTCCTGATGGTCGAGGGACCGGAGCTCTCCGCGCTCACCTCCGCCATCCGGGATATCGTGCGCTCGCTCGATCCCGACATCCCGATTCCCAGCGCCCAGCCGCTGTCGGAGCTCCTGGACGCGTCCATGGACCGCAGACGCTTCTTCGCCGGGTTGTTGGGCGCCTTCGGTGGGATCGCACTGCTGCTGGGCGGGCTTGGCGTCTATGGTGTGATGTCGCACCTCGTGGGCACGCGCCTCCCGGACTTTGGGGTGCGCCTGGCACTCGGAGCGGGCCCTCGAGACGTGCAGCGCGAAGCCCTGCTCAGCGGCCTGCGGCCCGCCGCGTTGGGACTCGCGCTGGGAAGCGTGGGGGCGATGGCCACGGCGCAGCTCCTCAGAGCCGCGCTCTACGGCGTCCCCCCCGTGCATGTCCCCACCTTCGTCGGGGTCGGGTTGGTCCTGGGGGCCGTCGCGGTGCTGGCAACCTGGATGCCGGCGCGGCGCGCAGCGCGGGTCGACCCGCTCAGCGTGATCCGCGTCGACTGA
- a CDS encoding response regulator — MKLDGSIDWLLVEDNPADVRLVREALRDAPRAVNLHAVEDGDEALEFLERRGGHEEAPRPDLVLLDLNLPGIDGRQVLARIKASEALREIPVVVMTTSDAGKDVHTCYALHANCYVVKPIGLSELKRVLSAILSFWFDIVLLPGTA; from the coding sequence ATGAAGCTGGACGGCAGCATCGACTGGCTGTTGGTCGAGGACAATCCCGCCGACGTGCGGCTGGTGCGGGAGGCACTGCGGGATGCCCCTCGCGCCGTGAACCTGCACGCGGTCGAGGATGGGGACGAAGCCCTGGAGTTCCTGGAACGGCGCGGCGGACACGAAGAAGCGCCGCGGCCGGACCTGGTGCTGCTGGATCTGAACCTTCCCGGCATAGACGGCCGCCAGGTACTGGCCCGCATCAAGGCGTCCGAGGCGCTACGCGAGATCCCGGTGGTGGTGATGACCACGTCGGACGCCGGGAAGGACGTACACACCTGCTACGCGCTGCACGCCAACTGTTATGTCGTCAAGCCGATCGGCCTCAGCGAGCTGAAACGCGTGCTGTCGGCGATCCTGTCCTTCTGGTTCGACATCGTCCTGTTGCCGGGTACGGCGTAG
- a CDS encoding PAS domain S-box protein has protein sequence MTPRAAADVVPVRAGPATSAPSTSLGDAEATDALYGTLMGVMAEGVAVHDDRGRIAACNAAAGRILGVDPAGLVGRAFSDPDWRTVQHDGRPFTNGGGPVERVLETGRPVREVLLGLARADRSRVWIALNAELIQDAATGAVTVLTTFHDVTSIREATEALRRTQEELNSFFTMSLDMLCIGGFEGRYLRVNPAFTETLGFSEETLLRRPFLKFIHPADINPTVEQLRRLANGEMTLRFENRHLHKDGHYVWLSWSARPDGAGRIHALARDVTQQREAQAALQQYAEHLERSNSALEQFAFAASHDLQEPLRTVSSYARLLDERYRGRLDGDGDEFLHYLTDAADRMRLLVQDLLSYARLGRQGAKRQPVDGGRMLANILNDLDTAIREAGAVVEVGPLPVIEGDATQLGLVMQNLIGNAIKFHSKRPPHVRVQAREQEDGWEISVADNGVGIPAEHREKVFEVFKRLHSRKRFPGTGIGLAICRRIVEDHGGRIWVEAGVSGGSVFRFTIPRASEGRS, from the coding sequence GTGACGCCACGCGCTGCCGCCGACGTGGTGCCGGTGCGCGCCGGCCCCGCCACTTCCGCGCCCTCCACCTCGTTGGGCGACGCCGAGGCGACGGACGCGTTGTACGGGACCCTCATGGGGGTCATGGCCGAAGGCGTGGCGGTGCACGACGACCGCGGCAGGATCGCGGCCTGCAATGCGGCGGCCGGGCGGATCCTGGGGGTCGACCCCGCAGGTCTGGTGGGGCGCGCCTTCTCGGACCCCGATTGGCGGACCGTGCAGCACGACGGCCGTCCCTTCACGAACGGTGGGGGTCCGGTCGAGCGGGTTCTCGAGACCGGTCGGCCGGTGCGGGAGGTACTCCTGGGCCTCGCACGCGCGGACCGTTCCCGGGTGTGGATCGCACTCAACGCGGAGCTCATCCAGGACGCCGCCACGGGTGCCGTGACGGTGCTGACGACCTTCCACGACGTGACCTCCATCCGGGAGGCGACGGAGGCGCTCAGGCGCACCCAGGAGGAGCTGAACAGCTTCTTCACGATGTCCCTGGACATGCTCTGCATCGGCGGCTTCGAGGGACGCTACCTGCGCGTCAATCCTGCCTTCACCGAAACTTTGGGCTTCTCCGAGGAGACGTTGCTCCGGCGGCCTTTTCTCAAGTTCATCCATCCCGCCGACATCAACCCCACGGTCGAGCAGCTGCGTCGCTTGGCCAACGGGGAGATGACCCTGCGCTTCGAGAACCGGCACCTGCACAAGGACGGGCACTACGTGTGGCTCTCCTGGTCCGCACGACCGGATGGGGCGGGACGCATCCACGCGCTGGCCCGCGACGTGACGCAGCAACGCGAAGCTCAGGCGGCCCTTCAGCAGTACGCCGAGCACCTGGAGCGGAGCAACAGCGCTCTGGAGCAGTTCGCCTTCGCTGCCTCGCACGACCTGCAGGAGCCGCTGCGCACGGTGAGCAGCTATGCACGCCTCCTCGACGAACGCTATCGAGGCCGACTGGATGGAGACGGGGACGAGTTCCTGCATTACTTGACGGATGCCGCGGACCGCATGCGGCTGCTCGTGCAGGACCTGCTTTCCTACGCCCGCTTGGGCCGGCAGGGAGCCAAGCGCCAGCCGGTCGACGGCGGCCGCATGCTGGCCAACATCCTCAACGACCTCGACACCGCCATCCGGGAGGCGGGCGCGGTCGTCGAGGTGGGACCGCTACCGGTCATCGAGGGTGACGCGACCCAGCTGGGACTGGTGATGCAGAACCTGATCGGAAATGCCATCAAGTTCCACAGCAAGCGACCGCCTCATGTGCGTGTGCAGGCGCGCGAGCAGGAGGACGGTTGGGAGATCTCCGTGGCGGACAACGGAGTTGGCATCCCTGCCGAGCACAGGGAGAAGGTGTTCGAGGTATTCAAGCGCCTGCACTCACGCAAGCGATTCCCGGGCACGGGCATCGGACTCGCCATCTGCCGCCGCATCGTGGAGGACCACGGCGGACGCATCTGGGTCGAGGCCGGCGTGTCCGGGGGCTCGGTGTTTCGCTTCACCATCCCGCGAGCGTCGGAGGGACGATCATGA
- a CDS encoding ATP-binding protein: MDAGVAVRSGALVVRVQDVGAEWEVRHVSDSVGALLGLPAAEVVGRQGVWEARIHDQDRGRALRAAQSALEGETSSVEYRIQHADGTWRWVLDHMSPPDEPLAHPTTLTCVSLDITERRTREDALRRQVEALQRSNRDLEQFAHIASHDLSEPLRMVSSYTQIIADRYGERLDEAGLELLAFAVEGAHRMQAMVKGLLDYSRLGQGERVLQAVDTLAVAQAARAALRLSLEEAGAELEIGELPTVPGTESQLFTLFQNLVANAVKFRREGVAPRIRTCATREDEHWRFEVEDNGIGIPPEAYERVFQIFQRLHGREQYAGTGLGLALCRRIVERHGGRIGIAPAEEHGTRFWFTLPADAPAAPAGESV; this comes from the coding sequence ATGGACGCAGGCGTGGCGGTGCGCTCTGGTGCGCTGGTGGTACGCGTCCAGGACGTGGGGGCCGAGTGGGAGGTTCGACACGTCTCGGACAGCGTAGGCGCCCTGCTGGGGCTTCCCGCCGCGGAGGTCGTGGGTCGTCAGGGTGTCTGGGAAGCCAGGATCCACGATCAGGATCGTGGGAGAGCGCTGCGCGCCGCGCAGTCCGCCCTCGAAGGCGAGACGAGCTCGGTGGAGTACCGGATCCAACACGCCGACGGGACCTGGCGCTGGGTACTGGACCACATGAGTCCGCCGGATGAACCGCTCGCGCACCCGACGACCCTCACCTGCGTGTCGCTCGACATCACGGAGCGGCGCACCCGTGAAGACGCGCTGCGCCGGCAGGTTGAAGCGCTGCAGCGCTCCAATCGCGACCTGGAGCAGTTCGCACATATCGCTTCCCACGACCTTTCCGAGCCACTGCGCATGGTGTCGTCGTACACGCAGATCATCGCGGACCGCTACGGAGAGCGATTGGACGAGGCCGGCCTCGAGCTGCTGGCCTTCGCCGTGGAAGGCGCCCACCGCATGCAGGCGATGGTGAAGGGGCTTCTCGACTACTCACGTCTGGGGCAGGGAGAGCGGGTCCTGCAGGCAGTCGATACGCTGGCGGTGGCGCAGGCGGCCCGTGCTGCGCTGCGCCTCTCCTTGGAGGAGGCCGGCGCAGAGCTCGAGATCGGCGAGCTCCCGACGGTGCCGGGAACGGAGTCGCAGCTGTTCACCCTCTTCCAGAACCTGGTTGCCAATGCGGTGAAGTTCAGGAGGGAGGGGGTTGCGCCTCGGATCCGCACCTGCGCGACGCGCGAGGACGAGCACTGGCGCTTCGAGGTAGAGGACAACGGCATCGGCATTCCGCCCGAAGCCTACGAGCGCGTGTTCCAGATCTTCCAGCGCTTGCATGGGCGGGAGCAGTATGCTGGAACGGGGCTCGGGCTGGCGTTGTGCCGACGCATCGTGGAGCGCCATGGTGGACGCATCGGGATCGCGCCCGCCGAGGAGCACGGCACTCGCTTCTGGTTCACGCTTCCCGCGGACGCGCCGGCTGCGCCGGCTGGAGAGTCGGTGTGA